From the genome of Amycolatopsis granulosa:
TCCTTCACCAGCATCCCGAGCAGGCCGTCCCCCGGCGACTCGCGTTGCTTCCGCACGATCTCCAGCAGGTAGGACAGGGACTCGGAGATGGCGCCGAACGAGGCACCCGCACCGGCGAACAGGTCGAACCGCACCGTGCTCAGCCGCTGGAAGTCGTCCCGGTCCTCGTAGGACACCCCGAGCAGCTCGCAGATCGTCAACGACGGGATCGGCAACGCGAACGACTGCATCAGGTCGACCGGACCGTCCGCCGCGTCCATCGCATCGAGCTGGGCGGCGATGATCTCGTCGATGCGCGGGGTGAGCCGGCTCAGCCGCCGCATCGTGAACTCCGGGGTCAGCAGCTTGCGCAGCCGCGTGTGGTCCGGCGGGTCGGCGAACCCGAGCCCGCCCGGGTTCTGCTCGGCGGACAGGCCGGCCTTGCCGACCAGGTTCGTGTAGTCGTTGCTGAACTTGTCGGTGGCCGCGAGGACTTCCTTCGCCTCGCCGTACCCGGTGACGAGCCACGCGGTGATGCCGAACGGCAGCGGCAACCGGCGCACCGGCGCCTCCCGCCGGGCCGCGCCCAGCTCCGGCACCGGGTCCAGCCCGTCGCGGCGCAGCGGCATCAACGCCGAGTCGGGCAGGACCGACAGGTCGAAGCCCTTCTTCTGCGCCCTCGCCAGGTAGCGCCGGCCCACCCACGAAACCACACGCGCGCGAAGCCCCATAGCCGCAGGTTACACGCGGCCACCGGCGGTTCCCGCGTCACTCGCGCAGGTGGTGCTGGTCACCCACTAGGTCGGCGTGCGGTCTGGACCAGAGGGTGGCGGGTACATCGTGGCGTCACCACAACAAGGGGAGTGTGCCCAGATGCCCGACAAGGCCCGCCTCGGGATGGCCGCCGCGCTCGGCGTCCTCCTGTCATCCGGCTCCGCGGTGGCCTCCGCCGCGCCCGCCGGGAACCAGTACGCCCTCTCGCAAGAGCAGCTCAGCCACCTACCCCCGGGACTGTGGGGCTTGCTGGGGCTGCTCGGCCTGTTCGGGCTGGTGGGCGTGTCCCGGCGGGGGCCGAAGCGCAACGGCAAGAACCCGCTGGCCGGCTACTCCGGTGAGGACGACCTGACACGCCCGCAAGGGCGTCACCACGCCGCGCCGGGGCAACGGCCGATGGAGTTCCAGTCCGGCGCCGACCGGAACCCGCAGGCTGAGCGCCCGCCGACGATCGGGACGGACCCGGCGGCCGCCCAGATGCGTCCCGAGGCGGCGCCGATGCCCGACCCGCGGCGGCCGGTCACCCGCACGCCGTCGGATGTGCCCATGCCGTCCTACGCCTCGTTCGACGCGCCCTCCGGGAGTCCGTACGGGATGGAAGCACCGCCGGGGAACCAGTACGGGAACCAGTACGGCAGCCAGTACGCGACACCGGCCGGCGGTCAACCGTGGACGGACGCGTCCTCCGGTGGCCGGCCCTACGCCGCCGCGGACACGCCGTCGGGCAGCCAGCCGATCCCCGGCTACGGCACGGAAACCTCGTCCACCGGGCCGCAGCCGTACCCGATGGCGGAACCCGGCGGCGGGCAGAGCTACGGCACCGACACGCCCGCCGGCGTCCCGTCGTACCCATCGGCGGAACCGTCGTCCAACGGCCAGCCCTACCCGACGACCGTGTCCTCCGGCGACCAGCCGTACCCGGCGGCGGAAACGTCCTCCGGCGACCAGAGCTACCCGGGGGAACTGCCGGGCGGCCACCAGTCCTACAGCGGCGAAGTGCCGACCCAGTCGCGGATCTACGCCTCGCCCGACGGGCCGTCCGGCGCACAGCAGGCGTACGCCGCGGACGTGACGCCCGGCATGCAGGCCGGCTCGCCGATGGACACGGCCCCGACCGCGCCGACCCCGGCGCTGTACCGCCGCAACCCGGAGCCGTTCCCGCAGACCGACCAGGACCAGCCGCCGGCCGTACCGCAGCAGCAGGGGACGGGCACGTTCGCGGGCCTGCCCCGCTACCCCGACGCCGCCGCACCGGACGGCGGCCCGGTCGACGCTGTGCCCCGACACCAGCGTTGACCAGCACTCCTCGCCGCGGCGTCCCAACCCCCAGGACGCCGCGGCGAGGAGATCCGCCGCACACCACTCAGAGCTGGTCGACCGCCGTGACCCGCAGGACCGCACTGCCGGCCTCGTCGGAGGCGGCCAGGTCCACCTCCGCGCTGATGCCCCAGTCGTGGTCGCCCGCCGGGTCGTCGAAGATCTGCCGCACGCGCCACACCTCCGGCTCCTTCGAGATCATCAGCATCGCCGGTCCGCGCGCGTCCGGGCCGATCCCGATCGAGTCGTGCTGCTCGTAGTAGGACTCCAGCGCGGCTTCCCACTCGATGTCGTTCCAGCCGGACGCCGCGTCCAGCTCCCCCAGCTCCGCGTACGCGCGCCGGGCCGCCAGCTCGACCCGCCGGAACATCTGGTTGCGCACCAGTACCCGGAACGCACGCTCGTTGGCGGTGACCGGCGGCGGTTTCTCCGGCAACGCGGCGGCCGCGACCGGCTCCTCCCCCGGGTGCCGCAGCGCCTCCCACTCGTCCAGCAGGCTCGAGTCGACCTGGCGCACCATCTCACCGAGCCACGCGATCAGGTCCTCCAGCGGCTCGGTCTTCGCCTCGTCCGGCACCGTCCGCCGCAGCGCGTCGTAGGTGTCGGCCAGGTACCGCAGCACCAGGCCCTCCGAGCGCGCCAGCGAGTAGAAGTTCACGTATTCGACGAAGTTCATCGCCCGCTCGTACATGTCGCGGACGACCGACTTCGGCTTCAGCTCGTAGTCCGCGACCCACGGGTGCCCGCGCCGGTACGTGTCGTACGCCGCCTCCAGCAGGTCCTGAAGCGGCTTCGGGTAGGTGACGTCGTCGAGCAGCGCCATCCGCTCCTCGTACTCGACCCCCTCGGCCTTGAGCGCCGCGACGGCTTCGCCGCGAGCCTTGAACTGCTGCTGCGACAGCACCGGCCGCGGATTCTCCACTGTGGACTCGATCACCGACACCACGTCCAGCGCGTACGCCGGGGACCCGCTGTCCAGCAGTTCGATCGCGGCCAGCGCGAACGGCGACAGCGGCTGGTTCAACGCGAAGTCCAGCTGCAGGTCCATGGTCAGCCGCACGGTCCGGCCCTGGTCGTCCGGTTCGGACAGCCGCTCCACCACACCCGCGGCGACCAGCGCCCGGTAGATCGCGATGGCGCGGCGGATGTGCTTGCGCTGCGACGGCCGGTCCTCGTGGTTGTCCTCCAGCAGGTGCCGCATGTGGGCGAACGCGTTGCCCGGCCGCGAGATCACGTTGAGCAGCATCGCGTGGCTGACCTGGAAGCTGGACGTCAGCGGCTCGGGCGGCGACGAGATCAGCCGCTCGAACGTGCTCTCGGTCCAGTTGACGAACCCCTCCGGCGCGCTCTTGCGGACGATCTTGCGCTTCTTCTTCGGGTCGTCGCCCGCCTTCTGCAGGGCCTTCGCGTTCTCGACCACGTGGTCCGGCGCCTGCACCACCACGTACCCGTCGGTGTCGTACCCGGCCCGTCCGGCGCGGCCGGCGATCTGGTGGAACTCGCGGGCCTTGAGGTGCCGCTGGCGCACCCCGTCGTACTTGGTCAGCGCGGAGAACACCACCGTGCGGATCGGGACGTTGATGCCCACCCCGAGCGTGTCGGTCCCGCAGATCACCTTCAGCAGCCCGGCCTGCGCGAGCTGCTCGACGAGCCGCCGGTACTTGGGCAGCATCCCGGCGTGGTGCACGCCGATGCCGTGCCGGACCAGCCGGGACAGGGACTTGCCGAACCCGGCGGAGAACCGGAAGTCGCCGATGGCCTCGGCCAGTGCGTCCTTCTCGGCGCGGGTGGTGACGTTGATGCTCATCAGCGCCTGCGCCCGCTCGATCGCCGCGGCCTGCGAGAAGTGCACCACGTACACCGGGGCCTGCCCGCCGGCGAGCAGCTCGGTCATCGTCTCGTGCAGCGGCGTGAGCGCGTAGCGGTAGGTCAGCGGCACCGGGCGCTGCGCCGAGGTGACCACCGCCGTCGGGCGGCCGGTGCGGCGGGTCAGGTCCTTCTCGAAGAACGTGACGTCACCCAGCGTGGCCGACATCAGCACGAACTGTGCGTGCGGCAGCTCCAGCAGCGGCACCTGCCAGGCCCAGCCGCGGTCGGGCTCGGAGTAGAAGTGGAACTCGTCGGCCACGACCTGGCCGACGGGCGCGTCGGCCCCGTAGCGCAACGCGATGTTCGCCAGGATTTCCGCGGTGCAGCAGATGATCGGGGCATCCGGGTTGACGGCGGAGTCACCGGTCATCATGCCGACGTTGTCGGCACCGAAGATCTCGATGAGCTGGAAGAACTTCTCCGAGACCAGTGCCTTGATGGGCGCGGTGTAGTAACTGCGCTTGCCGTGCGCGAGAGCGGTGAAGTGCGCGCCCACCGCGACCAGGCTCTTCCCCGATCCGGTGGGGGTGGACAGGATGACGTTCGCACCGGAGACGACCTCGATCAGCGCCTCTTCCTGCGCCGGGTACAGCTCGAGCCCGCGTCCGGCCGTCCAGGCCGAAAACGTCTCGAACAGCGTGTCTGGGTCGGGATCCGCAGGCAGGAGGTCTGAAAGGCTCATCGTGGGTACCATCGTGCCATTCGCGGCCGCAGAGCGGATGGGGCCCATCGCGGCCGGTCCCGTCAAGCCGTAGGCTTCCCACACACAGGTGTAATCCGGAGGGCTGGCATGGCACAGGACATCGTCCCGATCGAACTCGGGCTGCCGCAGGGGGACCTGGTGACCCTTTGGGCCCCGCGCTGGCGGGAGGACGGTGAGGAGTGGGAGGCGTTCCTCGGCGACGAGGACGACCTGTACGCCTTCCCCGACGCCGCGCACCTGGCCGCGTTCGTCCGGACGGCCGAACAGCACGACCTGATCGACCACCCGGCGTGGGCCGCGGTGCCCGCGCTGAACGTGCCGGAGCTGATCCCCGACGACGACCACTCCTACGACCTCGTCGGCGTCCCGGAGCTGGTGGCCGAGGACCCGGATTCGTGGACGATCAGCGAGCTGGCCGAGATCGTCGGCATCGTGCGGTCGCTGGCCGACGTCTGCGAGCTGGACGAGGTACACGAGATCCTGGACGCCACCGAGGGCTTCTCGCTGCTGGAGCAGGGCAGATTGCCGTTCACCGGCCGCGAGGGCGAGCGGCTGTGGAACGACCTGTCCGAGGCGGTGTCCGAGAAGTGGGACACCGTGCTGGACGCGATCGACGGCCTGGTCACGGTGCCCGATGTGGACGCCGGCGTGCTCGAGCAGACCGCGGAGGAGCTGGCCACGTTCCTGGAGGAGTCCGCGGAGGCCGAGGTCGAGTCCGAGCAGGCCGACGAGGACCTGGACACGGTCGAGACCACCGACGGCGACCAGGACGAGGAGGAGGACGAGGAGGACGTGCCGACCGGTTTCTGGGCCGAGGTCGGCATCGACCCGATCAAGATCATCACCGTCGGCCACGAGTACTACTCGCTGCGGTGCTACCTCGACGACGAGCCGGTCTTCCTCGGCAGTGCGGGCAAGATCGACGTGTTCAAGTCGGAGAAGGCGCTGGGCCGCGCGCTGGCCGACGGCAACGCCTTCGCCGACAACGACCTGGCCGAGGTGTCCACTTGGGACGCCGTGCTGTCCCGGGCGACCGCGGGCGAGCTGGAGGTCGAGGTCGATCCCGAGAACACCTACGTGCTGGCGGGCCTGGACGAGGACCTCGCCGCCGGGCCGGACGCGATCGACCCGACCCAGCTGGACCTGGCGGTCGAGCTGCTCACCGACGCGGCGGACTGGGCCGGTGACGACTCGACGGCCGCCGCACTGTCCACTTCGGAGAGCCTGGGCTGGCTGGTGTCGTTCGTGCTGAAGCCGGACCCCGGCCGGCTCGCGCCGAGCGCACCGTTCGACACCGAGCAGAGCGAGTGGCGCAAGCTGGTCGAGGCGTTCGAGAACCGGCTACGGGTCCACTGAGTCACCCGGGTCCGAGCAGGCGCGCCGCGTTCCCACCGAGGACCGCGGCGCGCGCTGTGTCCGTCCGGCACCGACAATCATGATTCCTCCGGGAATCGTGGGTTCCCGGCCGGTGTTGGTGCCTGACATGGTGGGAAGGTCACGCGATGCTGATCGGTGAGCTGGCCCGGCGCACGGGCACGAGCGACCGGCTGCTGCGGTACTACGAGCGCGTCGGCCTCCTCGCGGCCGACCGGCGGGACAACGGGTATCGCGAGTACGACGCGGGTGCCGTCGAGCGCGTGCAGCAGATCCGCGAACTGCTCGCCGCCGGCCTGCCGACGCGGGAGATCCGGCGGATCATCGACTGCGCCCACCCGGACGGCAGGCTCGACGCCTGTCCCGGCGTGCTGGACACGCTGCGCGCCCGGCTGACCGAGCTGGACGCCCGCGCCGCGGAGCTCACCGCCGCGCGGGCCGCCCTGCGTCAGGCCATCACGACGACCGAGTCTCAGCGCGAACGGGCGTGAGGCCGATGGCCAGCACCGGGAAGATCGCGGCCACGCAGAACGCCAGCGCGTAGCGCGAGTCGCCGATCACCAGGCCCAGCAGCGGCGGGGTCAGGGATGCCGCGACGTTCTGGGCGGTGTTCTGCGCGCCCATCGCCCGGCCCGCCCAGTCGATCCCGGCCAGTTCGGCCGAGGCGGTGAACCCCAGCCCGTTGTCCGCGACCGTGATCACCGCGGCCAGCGCCAGGGCGAGCAGCACCACCCACGACCAGCTCACGTCCCCGACGGCGACCAGCAGCATGACCGCCGCGCTCGCCACCGCCAGCTGCCGCATCGGCCGCAGCCTGCTGCCCACGCGGTCGGACCAGTAGCCGGAGACGAGCCGCCCCGCCGCGCCCAGCACCTGCACCACCGCCAGGAACCAGCCCGCGGACAGTGCGCTCCACCCGTGCTCGGACACCAGGTAGATCGGCGCGAACGCGGACACCGCGAACTGCGGGACCACCAGCAACGTGCTGGCGCCGTGCAGCCGCCACAGGGCCGGCCTCCGGTAGGGGGACGCGGGTTTCGGAGCGCCCGCCTTCTTCACCGGCCGCGGCGGGTCGATCACCAGCCAGGCGACCAGCGCGGCCACCACCAGCCCGAAAACCCCGGGGAACAGCACCGCCGCCGCAAAGCCCGCGTGCTCCGCCAGCGGCGGCAGGGCCAGCGCCGCGATCCCGACACCGAGCGGCTGCGCGGTCTGCCGGATGCCCATGGCGGTGCCGCGTTCGTCCGGCCCGAACCAGCCCATGACCGCCCGCCCGCTGGCCGCGTTCACCGACGCGGTGAGCGCCCCGGCGAGCAGGAACAACCCGAACAGCACCCCGGTGGACGGCATGACCAGCCCCGTGACCAGCAGCAGCACCGACGACGCGCCCAGGCCCAGCGCCATCACCACGCGCTCGCCGTAGCGGTCGGCCGCCGCGCCCCACGCGATCAGCGTGAACAGCAGGCCGATGCTGGGCGCGGCGACGATGGTGCCGGCCTGCGCGAGCGTCAGGCCGGCCGTCCGCATCGCGGGCACCAGGAACGGGATGCCGAAGAGGAACGAGCAGCTCGCGGTCTGGGCCGCGAGGCCGAGCGCGAGGATGCCCCACCGGCGCCTACTCCTCGTGTCCACCGCTGCTGCTCGGCTCATCGCGACCGTCCCAAGATATGAGAAGAACTTCCTACATCTTGGACTTTACTTGCTGCGGCTAACGATCACAAGCGGCTTTCACAGCAGCTCCGCGTAGCCGGGTTTGATCACGTTGTTGATCAAGTCGAGTCGTTGATCGAAATCGAGGAACGCCGACTTCATCGCGTTGATCGTGAACCACTGGAAGTCGGCCCAGCCGTAGCCGAACGCCTCCGCGAGTGCGGCGAACTCACTCGACATCGTGCAGCCGCTCATGAGCCGGTTGTCCGTGTTCACCGTCACCCGGAAGCGCAAGTCCGCCAGTAGCCCGATCGGATGGTCGGCGATCGACGCCGCCGCACCCGTCTGGACGTTGGATGACGGGCAGATCTCCAGCGGGATGCGGCGGTCGCGGACGTAGCTCGCGAGCCGGCCCAGGTGGACCGTCCCGTCCGGATCGCGCTTGATGTCGTCGACGATTCGCACGCCGTGCCCGAGCCGTTCCGCGCCACAATGCTGAATCGCCTCCCAAATCGACGCGAGCCCGAACGCCTCACCGGCGTGAATGGTGAAATGCGCATTGTTGGTGCGCAGGTATTCGAATGCGTCGAGATTGCGGGTGGGCGGGAATCCCGCTTCCGGTCCGGCGATGTCGAACCCGGCCACACCGGCGTCCCGGTAACGCACCGCGAGCTCGGCGATCTCCGCCGCGCGCGCGTGCTGACGCATCGCACACAACAAAGTACCCATTCGGATGACTTTTCCCTGCTGAGCGGCTCGGCGCTCACCCTCCGCAAACCCGGCCTGAACGGCCTCGACGACGGCGTCGAGCGACAGCCCGCGCTCGACGAACAGCTCCGGCGCGTACCGCACCTCGGCGTACGCGACACCGTCCGCGGCGAGGTCCTCCACGCACTCCCTGGCGACCCTGACCAGGGCTTCTTCGGTCTGCATGACGCCACAGGTGTGCGCGAAGGTCTCCAGGTAGGACTCCAGGGACCCGGAGTCGGCCGCCTCGCGGAACCAGCGGCCCAGCTCGGCCACGTCGGTGGTGGGCAGATCGCGGTACCCCAGCGCGTCGGCCAGTTCGGCGACGGTCCCCGGACGGAGTCCTCCGTCGAGGTGGTCATGGAGCAGGACCTTGGGCGCGCGGCGGATGTTTTCCGTGGTCAGGGGCGCGGGAGTGGAGTTTCCGGACATGCTCCGACGGTACCCCGGAAGCGGTCACCCACCCGGTCTCGCGCGCTACCAACTCTCAGCCTCCACTCAAGCTTCAGGCCGCTTGTTTCGGGCCCGGCGGGCCGGGCTGGACGCGCCCGCCTTTACGGGGGCGATACCCCGGGAATTTCGGCAATGGTTAAGCTTCGCCCACGTCCCTCTTTCCCCGCCGACGAAGGACATCGAAGTGACCACTGATAACCACATTGGAGCTCCGTCCTTCGACCGGATGCGCAACATGCTGGTGCGCGCGGCCGAAGTCCGCGAGAGCGAGCAGCAGCAGATCTTCGACGCGCTCGATGACATCTACGCGCGGCTGGCTCCGGTCGACTCGCTGGGCGCCGTGCGCAAGCGCCTGTCGGAGCTGCCCGACCGCACCGAGGTCGGCGTGCTCGCCGAGCGCCTGGACGAGGCGATGTCCCGCCTGGAGGCGCAGGACAACGCGCTGGCGGACCTGGCGCGCGCGGTGGAAAGCATCGTCGACAAGCTGGCGAAGCCGTTCGCCCAGCTCGACGGTCGTCTGGACGGCGTGGCCGCCCGGTTCGAGGGCGTGGCCGGCCGGATGGACGGGCTCGAGGACAAGCTGGAGAACATCCACCGCCGCCTGGACGACCTCAACGGTCACCTGGACAAGCAGGACGCGAAGCTCGACGCGCTGCCGCAGGCCGTGCACGGCCCGGTCAAGGAGCGCATCGAGATGGCCGAGTCCATCCTGCGCGACCGGGTCGACTCGGGGCTGGGCGAGCTGCGCGAGCGGGTGGAGAACGGTGCCGGCGAGCTGCGGGAGCGGGTCGACAACGGCCTGTCCGCGCTGCGCGGCCGCGTGGACGAGGCGGACGCCCAGCACCGGGAACGCGTCGAGGCGGCCACGCAGTCGCTGCGCGGCGCGATCGACGAGACCGCCGAGATGCTGGACCCGACCGAGCGGCTGGAAGCGCTGTCCGCACGGCTGGAAGAGATCACCGGCCGCCTGGACAACCTGGCCGGCCGGGTCGACAAGGTCGACGAGGGCGTGGCCGCGCAGTTCGGCGACCTCGGCGGCGCGGTGAAGAGCGGCTTCTCGCGGGTCGAGGGCACGCTGGCCAGCCGTCCGGACACCGAGTCGGTCGGTTCGCTGGTGCGGCGCAGCAACGAGGAGTCCGAGCGGCGCATCGGCGGTCAGCTCGACGAGGCGATGGCGACGTTCGCGGAACTGATGCTCGGCGGCGGCCCGTCCGTCCCGCAGATCGCTCCGCCGCCCCCGGTGCAGCGCCAGCCGCGCCGCGCCCGCAACGGCCGGGCGCCGAAGAACGCGGACGTGAAGACCAAGCCCGAGGGCGACGACTCCGACGCCTGAGTACCGCTTCCCCGGAAAGCCCCGGCACGCTGGTTCGTGTCCGGGGCTTTCCGCATGTTCTAGGGTGAGCGCCATGCTGCGACTGGGGATCACCGTGCTCGGAGTGGACGACCTCGAGCGTGCGACCGCGTTCTGGTCGGCGGCGCTCGGCCTGACCAGAAGCAGCGAGTGGGAGAACGAGAACTGGCGCACGCTCAGCGACCAGCGCGGCCCGGTCCTGGGCCTGATCCGCAGTGAGACGCCCGTGCAGCGGCATCCCCGGCTGCACCTGGACCTGTTCGCCGACAACCGTGCGGAGCAGGTGGCCGAGGTCGCGCGCCTGGTGTCGCTGGGCGCGACCGAGGTGGACTGGGACAGCTACCCGGCCGACCCGGACTTCGTGGTACTGGCCGACCCGGAGGGCAACATCTTCTGCGTGGTGGACCTCAGCCACCCGGCGTCAAGCTGACCCCCACCCCCACAACGGCGAACACCCCGCCCACACCAGCAAACACGCCGCGCCCAACGGGTGGTGAGTTGGCCGGTCCGGTGGCTGAGCGCCGCGTGACGGTGGGGATCAAGGGGCGTGGACCCGGTCCAGGATCAGCGGGCCCGGGGTGGGTGGCGTCGCGGTGATGTCCAGAGCGCCGGCGAGCGCTTCGCGGGCGGCGGGGACCGCGTCCGGGGTGTTGGTGTGCAGCTCCAGCAGGGGCTGGCCGGCCGAGACCCGCTCGCCCGGCTTCGCCAGGCACCGGACGCCGGCGGCGTGCTGGACCGGGTCCTCGCGGCGGGCGCGGCCGGCGCCGAGGCGCCAGGCGGCGACTCCGACCGCATAGGCGTCCAGCCGGGACAGGTAGCCCGATGAGGACGCTTCCACAACCGCGACGTGCGCGGGCTTCGGCAACGGCGCGGCCGGATCACCACCCTGGGCGGCGATCATCCGGCACCACGTTTCGTACGCTTCGCCGGAGGCCAGCACCTCGGCCGGGTCCACCCGGATGCCCGCGAGGGCCAGCATTTCCCGCGCCAGTGCCAGCGTCAGCTCGACCACGTCGGCCGGCCCCCCGCCTTGCAGGACCTCCACCGCCTCCGCGACCTCGATCGCGTTGCCGACCGCCGCGCCCAGCGGCGCGTTCATGTCCGTCAGCAACGCGGTCGTGGCCACGCCGTGCGCCGTCCCGATGTCGACCAGCGTCCGCGCCAGCTCCACCGCGTCCGCACGCGATTTCATGAACGCACCGGAGCCCGTCTTCACGTCCAGGACCAGCCCGGCCGAGCCTTCCGCGATCTTCTTGCTCATGATCGAGCTCGCGATCAACGGGATCGACTCGACCGTGCCCGTGACGTCCCGCAGCGCGTACAGCTTCCGGTCCGCCGGCGCCAGCCCCTCGGTCGCCGCGCAGATCACCGCGCCCACGTCGTTGAGCTGCCGGGTGATCTCGTCCACCGGCAACGACGCCCGCCAGCCCGGGATCGACTCCAGCTTGTCCAGCGTGCCGCCGGTGTGGCCGAGCCCGCGCCCGGACAGCTGTGGCACCGCCGCCCCGCACGTCGCGACCAGCGGGGCCAGCGGCAACGTGATCTTGTCACCGACCCCGCCGGTCGAGTGCTTGTCCACCGTGGGGCGGTCCACCCGCAACGACAACCGCGCACCGGAGTCGATCATCGCGCCGGTCCAGGTCGCCGTCTCCCGCGCGTCCATCCCGCGCAGGAACACGGCCATCGCGAGCGCGGCCATCTGCTCCTCGGCCACCTCGCCCCGGGTGTAGGCGTCGACCACCCAGCGGATCTGCTCGTCGGTCAGCGCTTCGCCGTCCCGTTTGGACCGGATGACGTCGACCGCGGCAAACGCTTTCACGGCAGGTCCGCCGGCCCGAACGCGTCGGGCAGCACCGAGGTCATCGGCAGGATCCCGGACGGCGTGTCGACCAGGCAGGCACCGCCGCCCAGCTCGAACAGGATCTGACGGCACCGGCCGCACGGCATCAGCAGGTCCCCGTCGCCGGATCGGCACGCCACCGCCACCAGGCGGCCGCCGCCGGACAGCCGCAGCTGCCCGGCCATCGTGCATTCGGCGCACAGGCCCAGGCCGTAGGAGGCGTTTTCCACGTTGCAGCCGACGACCACCCGGCCGTCGTCCACCAGCCCGGCCACGCCCACGTGCAGGCCCGAGTAGGGCGCGTACGCGCTCTTCGCCGCGACCACGGCCCGAGCGCGCAGCGCCTCCCAGTCGATCTCGCTCACTGGTCCCCCTCCCCGCGGCGGTACCGCGCACCGGCGGCCTTCGGCGGCCGCAACCGTTGCGAAGCCACCGCGAGCACGATCAGCGTCACCACGTGCGCGGTGTACGGGGTCAGCTCGCTCGGCAGCGAGTCGTTGGACCAGTAGATCCAGTACAGGACCCCGGCCCCGGCGACACCCAGGGCCGCGGCGATCCACTGCCGCCGGATCAGCTGCACGACGACGATGACCACGAGCAGCAGCACCACGCCGTACAGCAGCGCCAGCACCGCCTTCCCGCCACCGGAGAGCTGCAGTCCGTCCGCGTACCCGAACAGCGCGGCACCGCCGAGCAGGCCGCCCGGCCGCCAGTTGCCGAAGATCATCGCGGCCAGACCGATGTAGCCGCGGCCGTTGGTCTGGTTCTCCAGGTAACCGCCGCCGCCCTGCAGCAGCACCAGCGCGGCGCCACCCATGCCGGCCAGACCACCGGAGACGAGCACGCCGAGGTACCGGTGCGCGTACACGTTGACACCGAGCGATTCGGCCGCCACCGGGTTCTCGCCGCACGAGCGCAACCGCAGCCCGAGCCGCGTCCGCCACAGCACCAGGTAGCTCAGCGGCACCAGCAGGATCGCGATCATCGTCAGCGGCGCCACCCCGGTCACCAGCCCGTTGAGCAGGCCGGCCGCGTCCGAGACGAACACCCGCTGCTGGTTCTCCAGGCCGGTGAGCCAGTTCGACAGGAACGTCGCCGAGTAGGTGTCGAAGGTCGGCACGGTCGGCGACTGCCGTGGGTTGCCGGACAGCGGCTCGAAGATCAGCGTCGCCAGGTACTTGGCCACACCGAGCCCGAGCAGGTTGATCGCCACACCGGAGACGATGTGGTTGACGTTGAACGTGACCGTGGCGATGGCGTGCAGCAGGCCGCCCAGCGCGCCGAACACGATCGCCGCGCCCAGCCCCGCCCACGGGCCGCCGTGGTAGGCGCCCCACGCCGCCCCCCAGGTCCCGAGGATCATCATGCCCTCGAGACCGATGTTCACCACGCCACCGCGCTCGGACCACAGGCCGCCGAGCCCGCACAGCAGGATCGGCAACGCGAGCCGCAACGCGGTCTGCGCGGTGTTGGTCGAGGTGAGCGTGTTGACACCGGTGAAGTACGACGCGGTGGACAGCACCGCGACGATCCCGATCGCCCACAGGACACCCCGCGCCCACCCGGGAATCCGGCGA
Proteins encoded in this window:
- a CDS encoding adenosine deaminase, with the protein product MSGNSTPAPLTTENIRRAPKVLLHDHLDGGLRPGTVAELADALGYRDLPTTDVAELGRWFREAADSGSLESYLETFAHTCGVMQTEEALVRVARECVEDLAADGVAYAEVRYAPELFVERGLSLDAVVEAVQAGFAEGERRAAQQGKVIRMGTLLCAMRQHARAAEIAELAVRYRDAGVAGFDIAGPEAGFPPTRNLDAFEYLRTNNAHFTIHAGEAFGLASIWEAIQHCGAERLGHGVRIVDDIKRDPDGTVHLGRLASYVRDRRIPLEICPSSNVQTGAAASIADHPIGLLADLRFRVTVNTDNRLMSGCTMSSEFAALAEAFGYGWADFQWFTINAMKSAFLDFDQRLDLINNVIKPGYAELL
- a CDS encoding PA containing protein; translation: MTTDNHIGAPSFDRMRNMLVRAAEVRESEQQQIFDALDDIYARLAPVDSLGAVRKRLSELPDRTEVGVLAERLDEAMSRLEAQDNALADLARAVESIVDKLAKPFAQLDGRLDGVAARFEGVAGRMDGLEDKLENIHRRLDDLNGHLDKQDAKLDALPQAVHGPVKERIEMAESILRDRVDSGLGELRERVENGAGELRERVDNGLSALRGRVDEADAQHRERVEAATQSLRGAIDETAEMLDPTERLEALSARLEEITGRLDNLAGRVDKVDEGVAAQFGDLGGAVKSGFSRVEGTLASRPDTESVGSLVRRSNEESERRIGGQLDEAMATFAELMLGGGPSVPQIAPPPPVQRQPRRARNGRAPKNADVKTKPEGDDSDA
- a CDS encoding VOC family protein, with amino-acid sequence MLRLGITVLGVDDLERATAFWSAALGLTRSSEWENENWRTLSDQRGPVLGLIRSETPVQRHPRLHLDLFADNRAEQVAEVARLVSLGATEVDWDSYPADPDFVVLADPEGNIFCVVDLSHPASS
- a CDS encoding thymidine phosphorylase encodes the protein MKAFAAVDVIRSKRDGEALTDEQIRWVVDAYTRGEVAEEQMAALAMAVFLRGMDARETATWTGAMIDSGARLSLRVDRPTVDKHSTGGVGDKITLPLAPLVATCGAAVPQLSGRGLGHTGGTLDKLESIPGWRASLPVDEITRQLNDVGAVICAATEGLAPADRKLYALRDVTGTVESIPLIASSIMSKKIAEGSAGLVLDVKTGSGAFMKSRADAVELARTLVDIGTAHGVATTALLTDMNAPLGAAVGNAIEVAEAVEVLQGGGPADVVELTLALAREMLALAGIRVDPAEVLASGEAYETWCRMIAAQGGDPAAPLPKPAHVAVVEASSSGYLSRLDAYAVGVAAWRLGAGRARREDPVQHAAGVRCLAKPGERVSAGQPLLELHTNTPDAVPAAREALAGALDITATPPTPGPLILDRVHAP
- a CDS encoding cytidine deaminase — its product is MSEIDWEALRARAVVAAKSAYAPYSGLHVGVAGLVDDGRVVVGCNVENASYGLGLCAECTMAGQLRLSGGGRLVAVACRSGDGDLLMPCGRCRQILFELGGGACLVDTPSGILPMTSVLPDAFGPADLP
- a CDS encoding ABC transporter permease, with the protein product MSLATEAEAPMTVPPAPRRRRIPGWARGVLWAIGIVAVLSTASYFTGVNTLTSTNTAQTALRLALPILLCGLGGLWSERGGVVNIGLEGMMILGTWGAAWGAYHGGPWAGLGAAIVFGALGGLLHAIATVTFNVNHIVSGVAINLLGLGVAKYLATLIFEPLSGNPRQSPTVPTFDTYSATFLSNWLTGLENQQRVFVSDAAGLLNGLVTGVAPLTMIAILLVPLSYLVLWRTRLGLRLRSCGENPVAAESLGVNVYAHRYLGVLVSGGLAGMGGAALVLLQGGGGYLENQTNGRGYIGLAAMIFGNWRPGGLLGGAALFGYADGLQLSGGGKAVLALLYGVVLLLVVIVVVQLIRRQWIAAALGVAGAGVLYWIYWSNDSLPSELTPYTAHVVTLIVLAVASQRLRPPKAAGARYRRGEGDQ